In Streptomyces sp. NBC_01426, one genomic interval encodes:
- a CDS encoding alpha/beta hydrolase, whose translation MSPESVHVPAAPGRELPSALSLRRNPAHPTAAILVLHGGRADGLTAPPALNLPLVRMRAYTRALVRATGPDRVVVAEVRYRHRGWNGAREDPVRDTLRALDELRRAAGPVPVVLVGHSMGGRAALRAAVDPSVRAVIGLAPWCPPGESVTQLAGKSVVLLHDEADRVTDARASWDHVRRARAAGARAAGIVMPEGGHAMLRRSARWHEAAVAAALGFLGSRELPDGLFTGPVPMPWPRPDAVEAPRGSGRRPRDGG comes from the coding sequence ATGAGCCCCGAGTCGGTCCACGTTCCCGCCGCGCCCGGCCGGGAGCTGCCGTCGGCGCTGTCCCTGCGGCGGAATCCGGCGCATCCGACGGCGGCGATCCTCGTGCTGCACGGGGGCCGCGCCGACGGGTTGACCGCGCCCCCCGCCCTCAACCTGCCCCTCGTGCGCATGAGGGCGTACACCCGGGCGCTCGTGCGGGCCACCGGGCCGGACCGCGTGGTGGTCGCCGAGGTGCGGTACCGCCACCGAGGTTGGAACGGCGCCCGGGAGGATCCGGTACGGGACACCCTGCGCGCCCTGGACGAGCTGCGCCGCGCCGCCGGGCCCGTCCCCGTGGTCCTGGTGGGCCACTCCATGGGCGGTCGGGCGGCGTTGCGCGCGGCCGTCGACCCTTCGGTGCGGGCGGTGATCGGGCTGGCGCCGTGGTGCCCGCCCGGTGAGTCGGTGACACAGCTCGCGGGCAAGTCGGTGGTGCTCCTGCACGACGAGGCGGACCGGGTCACCGATGCCCGGGCGAGCTGGGACCACGTGCGGCGGGCCCGCGCCGCCGGGGCGCGGGCCGCGGGCATCGTCATGCCCGAGGGCGGGCACGCGATGCTCCGCCGGTCGGCGCGCTGGCACGAGGCCGCCGTCGCCGCCGCGCTGGGGTTTCTCGGCTCGCGCGAACTCCCCGACGGCCTCTTCACCGGGCCGGTCCCGATGCCCTGGCCCCGGCCGGACGCTGTCGAAGCCCCGCGCGGAAGCGGCCGCCGCCCGCGGGACGGCGGGTGA